In the Gopherus flavomarginatus isolate rGopFla2 chromosome 23, rGopFla2.mat.asm, whole genome shotgun sequence genome, ACACCCTAATAGGAATAGGGGtgccatatctatctatctatctagcatCATTTTCTCTCCTCCTAAGCACAAATCTCCCATGAGACAACAACTAGGGAGTTCTGAGTATTTTGGGCAACCATGGGCGGCCAAGGTCCACACTGGCACCTTTTATGAGGTAAAACAGATGTGATTTTTTAGACTTTTTGCCCCATTGGCATTACCATCTTGGCACTTTTCTGGCCAGGATGGGGGAGGCAAATAGGCCCATTTTTGATGCAGCCATGGTAGAGAATAGGGCATCATACTGACGCAAGAGGCAATGCCATGGCCCCGTGGAGACACCTTTCATAAGAGAAGAGAGGTGGTCATTTGGGGGTTTGCTCTCTTTGGGGGGTGACATGATATTGGTGTGGTTttggtgtggggctgggtgccATATTGATACAACAGGCAAGGGAGGCAACCAGGCCCTATATCAACACCTTTCGTGAGGTAAAATAGACATGGGCATTTAGGTTTTGTGGCCGTCCAGTGTCTACATGTTGGCACTTTTTAAGCACAGGAGCATCCGGGCACCACATTAGCAGAGGAAGCAACACCAAGCATGGGCCCCCTTTTGACACTTTTATGGGGTAAAACAGACATGATTATAAAGGTTTTTTTGGTCTTCCGGTGAGATTACATTGGCCCATTTTGTGTGCAGGGGCGCAATACTGACACAGGAGGCATTGTCAAGCCGGGGGCGACCAGGCCAACTTTTAGTGAGGTAGAACAGACATGGTTCTCTTGGTTAACTGGCCATCCCACAGCGCCATGATGGCGTTGGGCCCTAGTGCAATATTGACACAGGAGCCATCTCCAAGCCGGGGGCAACCAGGCCAACTTTTCGTTAGGTAAAACAGACATGGTTCTCTTGGTTAATTGGCCATCCCGCAACACCGTGTTGGCGTGGGTCCCTAGTGCAATATTGACACAGGAGCCATCTCCAAGCCGGGGCGACCAAGCCAACTTTTCGTGAGGTAAAACAGACATGGTTCTCTTGGTTAACTGGCCATCCCGCAACACCATGTTGGCGTGGGTCCCTGGTGTCATATTGACACGAGAAGTATTGCCAAGCCAGGGGCGACTGGGACCGCTTTTCGTGAGGTAACAGACACGGTTCTCTTGGTTTATTGGCCCTAGGGCGACACCATGTTGGCGTAGGTCCCTGGCGCCATATTGACACAAGAGGTGTGGCCAAACCAGGGGCGACCAGGCCAACTTTTCGTGAGGTAACAGACACGGTTCTCTTGGTTTATTGGCCCTAGGGCGACACCATGTTGGCGTAGGTCCCTGGCGCCATATTGACACGAGAGGTATGGCCAAACCAGGGGCGACCAGGCCAACTTTTCGTGAGGTAACAGACACGGTTCTCTTGGTTTATTGGCCCTAGGGCGACACCATGTTGGCGTAGGTCCCTGGTGCTATATTGACACGAGAGGTATGGCCAAAGCAGGGGCGACCGGGACCGCTTTTCGTGAGGTAACAGACACGGTTCTCTTGGTTTATTGGCCCTAGGGCGACACCATGTTGGCGTAGGTCCCTGGTGCTATATTGACACGAGAGGTATGGCCAAACCAGGGGCGACCGGGACCGCTTTTCATGAGGTAACAGACACGGTTCTCTTGGTTTATTGGCCCTAGGGCGACACCATGTTGGCGTAGGTCCCTGGCGCCATAGTGACACGAGAGGTATGGCCAAACCAGGGGCGACCAGGCCAACTTTTCGTGAGGTAACAGACACGGTTCTCTTGGTTTATTGGCCCTAGGGCGACACCATGTTGGCGTAGGTCCCTGGTGCCGTATTGACACAGGAAGGCAGGCCATGCAAGGGGAGGGGCAACCGAGCCTTTTCATGAGGTAAACCGGGTGTGAGGAGGCAATGGGTACCGAAATGGGGCGTGTTTGACCCAAGCTAGGGCCTCTCTATCAGCCTCAACAGCTGGGGCCAGCTTTGGCgccttttttccttcctcccgCCGCCGCgcgctccctgcccctcccccccgccaccgcgcgcgcgcgcgcgcacctCCTCAAAGCGCCCTCGAGCCTCACGCGCGCCTAACGGCCCCTCGGTGCGGGGGAGACGCCAGTGCGCACGCGCAACCTCTCCGCCCGGCCGCTGCTGGGTCTCCGCGGCGACGACGCTTGCTTGAGGCCGGCTCCGTGCGCATGCGCGGCTATCAGAAAGGGGCGAGGGGAAGGACGCGCGCGTCGGTCGAACTCATTGCGCGTGCTCCTCTTGGCGGGGGTTGCGCATGCGCATTGCCTCAAGGGGAACTAAGTAGCCATGCTGATACCACGTGGTTTCACTATGCACTGACCCTAGATTATGGACCCTATACGGGGGCTATATTATTGTTATATATAACCCTATGGATCTGTATATGGACTGGAGCTATAGATTATGGACTTCATGGAGTATTataatatatatgtgtatatgtcCCTGTGGGTCTGTATATGGACTGACCCTGGACCCTATGGCTCAGTATATGGAGTAGGCCCATAGATTATGGATTTTAAACATCTTTATGTTAtcggtttgtgtgtgtggatCTCTGTATGGGCTGCGTCTGTCTGTGGACCCTTCATGGCTATATGTGGATTGAGGTCTGGAACCTGCAGGCCTGTATATGGATCAACCATCTATCGTATGGACTTCACGGGCATGCATATACATTTATATTATGCACCCCCATGGATCTATATGGGTCCCTAGACCTTATGGGCCTGAAAAAGGGACTCCCTCCCCACCTATGTTAGACCCAATGGATTTGTATATTATAGACCTGTGTATATGAATGTTGGAGGGTCCATATATGGTCTGACCAGTATAGTATGGGGGCAATTTAACCATCCCTTCCCTGAAATAATGTACTTGATCCTAATAATAtatgtttggttttaaaaaacaaataaacctttCATTACATTACATTTTCTGGAACATTGAGCACACAAACCCTGATTCAGCCATGGTGTTCTGTAACAGATTGCTGACTCACccttgtggcacctcctgctggttatccagGAATTAGCTGGATTCTAGCACtcagagcacctcctgctggctggtgtCTCTCTTGCCtcaggcccctgtgtccctcccaagcCTTGGTGCCCCTTACCTTGGGGTGCTGCCCACAGCAGTACTCccccactctgggtctcccctcccaaggGAACTCCCCACCCTCCATTCCCCCCTTGCCTCAAtgactactgccagtcatcatctagtccccactcactggggcagactacaGTCTGTAGTGGCCACTTATCGCTGGCAAGGAGATtggaccagctgctgctgctgctgcctacctccaggctacacctctgcagccccaggacCTCCTTAGGGCTTTAACAAGGCCTCAGCTTAGGGAGATAGCAgaactccccagctcctcctgccttgtctccagtACTCTATACTCCCAGGCAGTTAGGTCCTTCCCATCTCAAGGCTGGAGTGAGACTCtgacccagctcctccctcacagccctcttatcagggccagctgggccctgattgagctggccacaCCTGTGGTCAGCTACTCTGCCAGCTTCCCTCAGCTGTTTTCACTCCTCTTATCTCAGGAGCGGGATGACCGCCCCCCCCTACACACGCTTTATGGGACATTGAGTCTACAGACCCTGATTCAGCCATGGTGTACATATAGCCTCTGATCTCTGGCCTATAAAACCCTTTGTAACGCAGCTTGATCTTACATCAGTTTTATAGATGATTTTAAATGTGATATTTAACACACAAAACTCTAATGTGCAGAGCTACTGATTAATTCAATGTGATACACACAACAGTTACATCAAGGAATTGCAAAGCACACGTTCAGCCTGACCCATGCCCTTAGCATCGTATTACTTAGAGAGATACAGATTTGTATATAACCTAAGGTGAGTCACTTAGTTCCACCTCTCTCTGCTTGCCCTGTTTTCCCTCTCGCCTCTTGCCTGTCTTACCTTTTTAGACTGTAAAACCTTTGGGACAGGGGATGACTCTCACTATGTGCATCCTGGACCGGTTAGTCGCAGACCGGGCAGGTGTAAGCAGACAGACCCCTTGTCCGGTATTAAGCTGGACAGTGCTGCTTTTCTAGGGTTTGTTCCCTATCCAGTATTAAGACAAAACCGTATCTGTTTTTCTCTGCTATTGGATGGAGGCGGTGCCGGTTTTTAAGAGGCCCTGCCCCAAGTGGCATGATCTTCCATGCGACATGCGTCTGAGGTCATGCGGGCGGGAGCAGGGTCACGCCAGCTGGGGCAAGCGGGACCGTGATGGGCGAGTGGCCACCATAGGCAAGTGTCTCCCATAACATGCGCCTCCAGCCGGCCCCGCTTCACTAGGGTGCGAGAGGTAGCGGACCCGCTCCTGGGGTCAGAGGTGAGAGGTCAGATGGGTCAGGAATCCCCCGTCCCGCCCTGGGCCGGAGGTGGAAGGTCATGAATGGGGAGAGGCGGCTGTCAGGGAAATTACAAAGGTCAGAGGTcagagggggagcaggggtcAGAGGTCAGGTTCCTTCACTGGGTGTGAACAGccaggtgacctcttgaggtgaAAGAGCAGGGGTCAGAGGTCGTAGTTCACACGACAAAGGCAGGTGACCCCCACCTTCCGAGGGGTCAGAGGTCAGCGTTCTCTAATCTGGGTGAAAGgtcagggggagagggagctACTCTCCTGTCCACTCCTGGGGGAGGCCAGGTGGTGCCCCCGCCTCCTCTTTCCCACCCctacaaaggggggagggggagcatacATTTACAGCCTGGAGAGGAAATTCGTTTGCGCAGGCGCAGAGTCCGCCATGGCGGGGGAAaagaaactacaactcccagcatgccTTGCGCCTCCCGCGCACGTGACCGTTGTCCACTGCCTCCGGGCGGGGGCTTTGTGTTTGAGGTGAAAAACAACGAACAGGCTCTGAATTCACCGTCCGCACGGGGCGCGGCGTGGGGTTTAAACCCCCCCCTACGCGCGCGCCGGGCGGGATGGACCcagaccccccgcccctccccctctccaggcGGCGGACTGAGCTGGGCGGGGAGGTGTCCACGTCAGTGCCTGAACCGCCGTCGGGTTTTAAATCCGTTTCCACACACCACCCATGAGGCGCCGGTTTATTAACCCGGTTCCTGCCCTCGAAGCCTGGCTGGACACAGTTTaatagggtgtgtgggggggaattccCCCAACAGGCATTTTGTGCGGACAGCCCCGAGCTCGGAGGACCCCACCGCACGGCCCATGGGAGCAAGGCCGGATAAGAGTCGAGAGCTCCGATTGGCTCCCCTAGCCTTCGTTGTGCTCCCTGATTGGCTCCGGCCGCGGCTGCGGGGCGGGAGGAAGGGAGCCGGGGGCGGAGCTTATAACGCGCAGGGGCAACGTTAGCGGAGGGGGCGTCCGTCGAGCGGATTGGCCGCCATTCCACGTGGGAAGGGACAACACGGCGCCCTGATTGGCTCGCGGCCGCGGGAGGGGGCGTGGCTCCCGGCGTGCCCGCCCACCGAGTATATCTACGGCGGGCGGGGGGGCCGCCTTGCCATCGCGTCTGAGCTGGGAGACGCGAGCCGCGGCTGTCTCCTCTTGGGCCTCGCGCGGGCGGCGGGGCCGCGCATGCGCCACCCAGAGGCGTGGGCGGAGCGCATGCGCGTTGGGGTCCCCGGAGGGGCGAAGGCCGCGGAGGAAGGCTACGGCGGCTGCGCCGCGGGCGGGAGGCGCATGCGCAGGCGGAGCCCGTGAGGGGCGGGTGCGGCGGTTGAGCGAGTTAGCGGCCgcgggtggtggggggaggcggCCGCCCGCCCCCATGCAGGAGATGATCGAGATGGCGGCGGAGAAGGAAACGTtcctggtcccggccccgccgCCGCCCCTCAAGCCCCCGCccgcggcggggggagggggcggccccctggtgcagctgcaccaggaGGCCGCCTCGGCGGAGCTGCACGAGGAGGCCGCCCCGGCCAATCAGCGCCGCgaagggggcggggcaggcggcCGGCGCGGAGGCGGCCCCCTGGTGCAGCTGCACGAGGAGGCCGCCCCGCTGGGGCAGCGCCGTGGCGGGGGCGGCCCCAAGGAGGACGACGGCGTGGGCGAGCTGCAGCGGCCTCGCAACGGCTTCCAGCGGCCTGCCGGGGGCAAGCGCCGCAACAGCTGCACCGTGGGGACCAAGCACCCGGCCTCCAAGCGCCGGCGCCGGGTCAACTCCGAGTGCGACCCGGTGCTGCCCTCCCAGTTCCTGCTGGGGGGCAACATCTTCGACCCCCTCAACCTCAACAGCCTGCTGGACGAGGAGGTGAACCAGGCCCTCAACGCCGAGACCCCCAAGTCCTCGCCGCTGCCGGCCAAGGGCCGCGACCCGGTGGAGATCCTCATCCCCAAGGACATCACCGACCCGCTCAGCCTCAACGCCCAGGACGGCGACGCGGCCCTGGTGCTGGCCTCGCCCTTCAAGGCGGGCCGCAAGCGCCACCGGCACCGGGGCCAGCAGcggggcggcgggggcggggacTGCAAGCCGGCCGCCTGCAAGGCCTGCGACGCCGCctgccccaccccgcagccctaCGAACTCAACACCGCCATCAACTGCAGGGACGAGGTGGTCTCCCCGCTGCTCCCCCTGGCCGCCGAGGGGGCCGGCTGCCTCACCCCCTCTTGCGCCGCCTTCTCCGGCGGCCGCCACCACCACCGCAAAAGGCGCCGGACTAGCAGCAAATCGGAGGCGGCCGGGGGGCCCAAGCTGCCgccgcctccccccaccccgggcgGGGGCAAAGGCGGGGGCCAGCCGGGCAAGAGCAGCCCGGAAAAGGGCAAAGGGGCCGGGCGGCACCAACAGGCGCCCACGGCCAAGCGGAGGCGTCAACAGAGGAAGTTCCAGTACGGCAACTACTGCAAATACTACGGCTACCGGAACCCCAACTGCGAGGACGCCCGGCTGCGGGTCATGAAGCCCGAGTGGTTCCAGGGCAAAGAGGTGCTGGACCTGGGCTGCAACGTGGGGCACCTCACCCTGAGCGTGGCCAAGAAGTGGAAACCCGCCCGGGTGGTGGGGCTGGACATcgacggggccctgatccacTCGGCCCGCCAGAACATCCGCCACTACCTGTCCGAGGAGATCCAGCAGCGGCAGGACGACGAGGAGGAGGGAGCCGGCCCCAAGAGGCGGAGGGGCTGCTTCCCCGCCTCGCTGGCGGCCAGCAGGGGGCCCATCGCTGCCCCCCGGGTGCCCCAGGACGGGACTGGGGCCGCCGACTTCCCCGACAACGTGATCTTTGTCCGGGTAAGAGGCTTAGGACAGTGGCCGGGGAGGGCCCCACCTTTTGGGGGCACTGCTGGTGTGGGGAGCAGCCGCCCACCCAGCTGCGCTTGGGGAGGTCACACAACAGCCTGGTGGCCCGAGACACACCCCTAAAatcgggggaggggctggtgcaTGAGATCGGTGGGGCTCCTCCTACCAAACAAGGGCGGTAAATACGGGCTGGTAGGATCACACAGGCCTTGCCTGGGGGGCCGTGTTAGGGTGAGGAGGGTGGGTGGAATAGCTTCTCGGGCTGCTAACAGGGTCTGATTCAGGGTGGGGGGACGATTACTGGGGGGCTGGGTACATGTGGGGGCCCAGGCTTCCCCTGCACTCGAGACCAGTGCAACTGACAAACCGAAGGGACCGGTTAAATAGCTCAGGGAGGCGTCCCTGAAGGTCTGCTGGCCTGCTTCAGCAGAGCCCCTTGGGCGAGGGGCAGACGGGTTGTCTGTCTGTCCTCTCAGTCCGAATTCCCTAGAGCACAGacctgtgtgtgtggcgggggggtgcCTATGACCTTGGCCAGTTTGGGTCACCCCTGCCTCGGTTTACCTAGAATGGGCTGGCACCCATTTAGCTCCGGGAGGCTTGTGCTCTCGAGCTCAGCTGACGAACCCTGCAGTCACGTGTGAACCCAGCTCTTGACCGGGgcgggttgggggaaggggggcagatcCATTAATCGGGGAAGTGCTGCCCTGTGCCTGCAGCCGGTAGGTTAACCGCCGGGCTGGCCGGCTCCGAAAGGCTGAGGAGAGATGCCCGCAGACATGGCCTTATCTTAGGCCCTTCCGATCCGGAGATCTGGCCGGGAGGGTAGCTGGGTTGGGTGTCAGAAGGCTGTTCACCCCGAGCTTCAGTTTTCACCTCTGTCCTCGTCCCCTTGAGGCTTGGAAATCGAAGTCCACGAGGCGGTTAAGGACGGTGGCCTATGCCAGGAGCAGCGCGGCCTCACATTGGGATTGGAACAGGAAGGCTGCGTCCCAGGTTCCTCATGATTAGTTTTAGACAAGGACGAGGCATGTGGCCAAACCGGTCAGTTTCCAGGGGTTGCGTTACTGGCTTATATCAGGTACCTATTCTCTGCTGTCCTCCTgaccccgtgcctcagtttccccactgccGAACCTTGCGTGAGGCTCACTGAAGCACCTGAGGACTGGAATTCCCCTAAGGATCCTTGCCAAGCCTCCGCctatgtgctttgagatctgccgCCGAATGGGCGGAGAACTAGACGCACGGGGTGGAAATGGATTCTTTCGGCAGGGCCAGGATCCTTGGCTGGAGAAAGCCAGCGGCCGGTATGCAGAGAAATGTGTCCCGGGCCGCGTAACAGCCACAAAGCTGCGATCGCCGAGATCTAGCCTGCGGCGGACTGGAAAAGCTCAGGCCGGGCTTGAGGGGGAAGCAGGTTCTCATAATCTATACGCAGGCACGTATAGATGGTCCTGTCCGTGCCGATCTCACCCACACTCTAGGGCCTGTCACGTGGCGAGCCTGCCCCGTCCCCGGCGGAGCTGCCTAGGAAATCCCACAGCGGGGACGCCTCCCCCGTAGAACAGGGGTGTAAATACGCCCAGCAGCTCTGCCAGGCAACCTCCAGCCGGCACTGGGGGCTGAGGGACGCTTGGCGTATCTCGGGCGCTGAGGACGTTTCCTCGGAAGGCAGGCGCATTGGCGagcagctggggggctgggggtcaggactcttgggttctcttcctggccctGTTGGCGGGTTTGGTGCCTGGCGGGAAAGTGAGTAGAAACCATCACTCCCCCTGAGCCTCCTGTCTATCGGCCTGTCGCTCGCAAATCAGCCAGAGCTGGGCATCCTCCGACGCAGGCCTGGCGGGGGACTACGAGTCCCAGCAGGCCGTGCGGCCAGCAGGCCATGCTGGAACCACTAGGGTCCCCCCCACCCAGAAGGCTTGCGGTAAAGATGCCTGACCCCTTGCAGTGCCTGAGATTCAGGCAGGGAGCTTGCGGGTGGGTGAATTTCTGTGCAGCGTCTTGGTGCGGTTATCCAGACTGACTCTGACAGCAGCTGGAGGTGTACGGGATAGAAATCTTTAGGGGGTTGATGTGTGGAACccccgactgagatcagggcctcccagaccccaccccgATCCCAGTCTGTGATCAGGGACCCCCGTTTCTGCCACTGGatctccctccctcacccagaccctgcccagccccaccacCAGACGGCGTCTGTCCTGAGGAGCCTCCAATCTAAATCCCCACAGGACGggaggtgaaactgaggcacggtgCGGAAGTGACTGGGGTCACCCAGTAGATCCTTGGCTAACGCAGCCAAGTGTCTGGAGGGAGAAATGGGTCACAGACTGAACtccgggagggggagggagattcgTGTAGACGCCCCCAGCATGGAGGGTGGTATTATTTACACCCCCTTGGGCTGATAACCTGGCGGGAGGCGCTGTGTGGCGGGAGCCAGGAAAGTTGGAAGCCAGGTGGATAAAAGTTGCTGCTTCTTAAAAATTTTCATTGCTCAAATgtgactttctttttaaaaagaaacctgcGGGAAAGGGCGGCTGACCCGCGCAGGGCTGAATGGCTCTTCACGCGGCTGCAATCAGCAGGAGTCCCTGTGAAAACCGGGGGGGTTCGAGGGGGGGGTTTGCTGGGAAGCGCGAACCCAGGGGGCTGGCTAACTTTGGGGGCCAGGCTGTGCCTGGGACCTCTGCCTAGGCTAAAAGTGTCCCAggacctcaggagggatctagtccaaacccctgctaaaagcaggaccaaccccaactcaatcatcccagccagggctttgtcaagcctgaccttaaaaacctctaagggtggagattctggccagtagggtggggtttgggactcggacgcctgggttccttcCCAGATTCTGACCCTGCTGTGTGAGCAAGAtgtctccctgcctcagtttcccctcccgtTCTTTGGAtcggaaggttttgtggggagggTGTGTCTGAGTTGGGCATGATGGGGGGGGGGTGGTCCTGATCTTGAGTTTTATGGGGACAGAGGGGTCCCATTGAGCTCTGGGGGCTGTGTGGTGTTGGGGGAATTCCGGATCGCTGAGTGTTGTGGGCACTGGAGCAGTTCAGGAAGCGTCTGGGAGGTTGCAGAGGGCCCTGatcctcctgagttctctccccagctctgggaggggactgggggctggtaggtcagagcagggggggctgggagccaggactcctgggttctctccctggctctgggaggggagtgggggctggtgggtttgcgcagggggggctgggagccaggattcctgggttctctcgccggcgctgggaggggaatgggggctggtgggttggagcaggggggctgggagcccggactcctgggttctctccccggctctgggaggggagtgggggctggtgggttagagcaggggggctgggagccaggactcctgggttctctccccggcgctgggaggggaatgggggctggtgggttggagcaggggggctgggagccaggactcctggcttctctccccggctctgggaggggagtgggggctggtgggtcagagcaggggaggctgggagccaggactcttgggttctcttcctggctctgggaggggagtgggggctggtgggtcagagcaggggggctgggagccaggactcctgggttctctccccggctctgggaggggagtgggggctggtgggtcagagcaggggggctgggagccagggctcctgggttctctccttggctctgggagcggagtgggggctggtggttagagcatgggggctgggagctaggactcctgggttctctccccggctctgggaggggagtgggggctggtggttagaccAGGGgacgctgggagccaggactcctgggttctctccccggctctgggaggggagagggggctggtgggtcagagcaggggacgctgggagccaggactcctgggttctctccccggctctgggaggggagaggggctgggagcccggattCTCCAGCGTGTGCTGGGCCGGCTGGCTCCCCGGCCCCCCTCACCCGTCACTGTCCCGTGCCCGCAGGGGAACTACGTGCTGGAGCGGGACGAGCTGCTGGAGACGCAGGGTGCCGAGTATGACGTGGTGCTGTGCCTCAGCCTCACCAAGTGGGTGCACCTCAACTGGGGGGACGACGGCCTGAAGCGGCTCTTCAAACGCATCTTCCGCCACCTGCGGCCCGGCggcctcctgctgctggagccccagccgtGGTCCTCCTACGGCAAGCGCAAGAACCTGACGGTGAGCGCCGGCCGGGTGGGCGGGGCGGGCGGGGGGCGCCCCTGGTGGCGGGAGCTGGGATTGCAGCTGCCTCCCTGCCTGAcacctgtcttccctccccaggaaACCATCTACAGAAACTATTACCGCATCCAGCTGAAACCGGAGCAGTTCCCCTCCTACCTGACCTCCCCGGAGGTGGGCTTCTCCAGCTGCGAGCTGGTGGCCCGGCCCTACAACAGCTCCAGAGGTGAGGGGGGGCCAGCTGCGTGGCGGGGCCGGCGGCCAGGCCGGCCTGGGCGGATAACTCATCCACCGTCGGCCGGGCCGGCCTGCTGGCGAGCTGCTGCCATGCTGAACAAGCCGATGGCGGATGACTGCCAGCAGGAGAACTGAGTGGGAAACAATTTCTGACCCATGGGGAAACTCCACAAAATTTGGTTTTGTCCAGAATTGTGGCCCAAATGTCAAATCTCTAAAGGAGAAAATTCCATAAGGCCTGCAGAAACGTTGCGTGTTTTGTTATCGAAGCTACAACACTCAATGCGTGGCAGTGGTTTAGTTTTGATAACACAAGAAGGAACGTTTAATATTTATATCAGGCTTGGCAGAATTGGATTTCAGGGGGTAGCGAGGTTTCTTTGTAAGCATTCTTTTCGGTTTTCATCTCTTTTTACACGGTCACGGTTGCGTGCAGTTTTGGGAGAAGGATTTAATGACGGTAGATGTTGATTCCAAAAGTTAAAGATTTATAAACAGTTGAAACGCAACTGGTCAACGCCCTGTGTCAAAATATCCAATGTCAGCATCCTTAAATCCGCTCTGCGTTTCGCATGCATTGGCTACTGCATTCGTAATGAGGCAAATTGCAAAgtcaccagatttttttttacgcCCACTGTGCTCTCCGGCAGGATTTTCCTTCCTTTGCTCAGCCGTAAACGTCAGTGAGCCGTGGAAATAGTTTTTGGTTGGTTTGTGCAGATGGCAAAAGACATTCGCTGACCAATCTAATGTCCGGCCTAATAACCATACAGCACCTTATCTATTTGTATTATTACAAGGACGTTTGATATTTATCAGTCCCGCcataaaaagcaaaaccaaaatgcTTCATTGGAGTTCAGCTAGTTTGCAAATGTTCCCGTCAAATTCTGCCCGAATCGACACTTCTCCTTGAAACGTTTGGCTTGTGCCGAGGCAGCCTCTCATCGCGCTGTTAACCTGCGGAAccccttgctaggggatgttgcgaaggccaaagGTAGAATGTGGGTCAAAAAAGAAATCGCTGAGTTCGTGCCAGACGggggtggctattagccaggacagtCAGGGATGCAGCCCTGTGCGCCGGGGGTCCCCAAACCTCTGCGTGCCAGCAGCTGACACAGACCGTCCTAACGAGTCTCTGGTAACGAGTGGGCCTCATAGTGGAGATGCAGACCAATACCCCAGGTcctctgggggtggaggggggcagagctggagggctGCGGGGGGTGTTGCTCACAGTCACCATCAGCAGCTCCCTGGCAACGTAACGAGTCTAGCTGATCTGGGGGGGGGAAGCACCTGTACTAACCCGCTGCCCCCGTCCTCCCGCAGGCTTCCAGCGCCCCATTTATCTCCTTCACAAAGGCCACCCTGCCGCCCACTGAGGGAGAAGCGGCCGACGCTCGGGCCCGGAGCCCCCCCGTTTTTTTTGGCTGCATTGGAGGACAGCTGGGCTGAGCCTGTCGGACTGGCAGCCGGGCCCCGCGAGCGGCAGCTCCCCAGGTGCCAGCGGGCGCACGGCCCGGCCTGCGGGGTTTGCGCTCACCGAATCCGCCACGGGAGAagggctgccctctgctggacactaCTTAGCGCTGCAGCCTGGAGGAGACCAGCGGGCCCTGTGCTGAATACTCAGGGCCCCCCCTTGGACCTTGTACAGCTCATCtctctgcagcagggaggggcCCTTTGCATCTATTGTTAGAGGGGGGAGACCAAGCAGGGCAgccgctgcctcagtttcccctctgctgTAAAGTGGGGGGGCAGTGCTGCCCTGCTTGCCGGGGGCAGTTGGATCCCTGGGCTGGTTcccctctggagctgggggggggcacgcCCCCCACGTGTGACTGTGGAGTTTTATCTTTACAGATGTTGATtctatt is a window encoding:
- the MEPCE gene encoding 7SK snRNA methylphosphate capping enzyme → MQEMIEMAAEKETFLVPAPPPPLKPPPAAGGGGGPLVQLHQEAASAELHEEAAPANQRREGGGAGGRRGGGPLVQLHEEAAPLGQRRGGGGPKEDDGVGELQRPRNGFQRPAGGKRRNSCTVGTKHPASKRRRRVNSECDPVLPSQFLLGGNIFDPLNLNSLLDEEVNQALNAETPKSSPLPAKGRDPVEILIPKDITDPLSLNAQDGDAALVLASPFKAGRKRHRHRGQQRGGGGGDCKPAACKACDAACPTPQPYELNTAINCRDEVVSPLLPLAAEGAGCLTPSCAAFSGGRHHHRKRRRTSSKSEAAGGPKLPPPPPTPGGGKGGGQPGKSSPEKGKGAGRHQQAPTAKRRRQQRKFQYGNYCKYYGYRNPNCEDARLRVMKPEWFQGKEVLDLGCNVGHLTLSVAKKWKPARVVGLDIDGALIHSARQNIRHYLSEEIQQRQDDEEEGAGPKRRRGCFPASLAASRGPIAAPRVPQDGTGAADFPDNVIFVRGNYVLERDELLETQGAEYDVVLCLSLTKWVHLNWGDDGLKRLFKRIFRHLRPGGLLLLEPQPWSSYGKRKNLTETIYRNYYRIQLKPEQFPSYLTSPEVGFSSCELVARPYNSSRGFQRPIYLLHKGHPAAH